One window from the genome of Bdellovibrio sp. NC01 encodes:
- a CDS encoding DUF1328 domain-containing protein, whose translation MLRAAIAFFILAIVAFVLGANGVAGLSVEIGRMLLIVFLVLAVISFFIDLIGRRGHR comes from the coding sequence ATGTTACGTGCTGCCATTGCATTTTTCATCTTGGCCATCGTCGCATTTGTGTTAGGTGCGAACGGTGTCGCTGGTCTTTCAGTGGAAATTGGTCGAATGCTATTGATCGTATTCTTGGTTTTAGCTGTGATCAGTTTCTTCATCGACTTGATTGGCCGAAGAGGACATCGTTAG